The proteins below come from a single Ruegeria sp. THAF33 genomic window:
- a CDS encoding MOSC domain-containing protein codes for MPFLRETEFAAEAVWLGHVSAGTSLRAKAVDTLDLGFDGVKGERHEGLNRASCVRVSNLYPKGTEIRNVRQLSVLSEEELQQIAQDMGLDQLDPSCLGASIVLRGIPDFSHIPPSSRLQATSGATITVDMENAPCVLPGREIEADQPGHGAAFKPAAVGRRGITGWVERPGRIQLGDRLKLFVPDQPAWAWENGLVSD; via the coding sequence ATGCCATTTTTGCGTGAAACCGAGTTTGCCGCCGAAGCGGTCTGGCTTGGCCATGTCTCTGCGGGAACCTCTTTACGGGCCAAGGCTGTTGACACGCTGGATCTGGGTTTTGACGGCGTGAAGGGTGAACGCCACGAAGGCCTCAATCGGGCGTCCTGTGTCAGGGTCTCGAACCTTTACCCGAAAGGCACTGAAATTCGAAACGTGCGTCAGCTTTCAGTTTTGTCCGAGGAGGAATTGCAGCAAATTGCGCAGGACATGGGGTTGGATCAGCTTGACCCGTCCTGTCTTGGGGCTTCCATTGTGCTGCGTGGGATCCCGGATTTTTCGCATATCCCCCCGTCTTCACGTCTTCAGGCAACGAGCGGGGCGACGATAACGGTGGACATGGAAAACGCCCCTTGTGTTCTGCCGGGGCGCGAGATCGAAGCGGATCAACCGGGGCATGGCGCAGCTTTCAAACCTGCGGCGGTCGGGCGTCGGGGCATCACCGGATGGGTTGAACGTCCGGGGCGCATTCAACTGGGGGACCGGCTGAAACTGTTTGTTCCCGATCAACCTGCCTGGGCTTGGGAAAACGGGCTTGTTTCCGATTAG
- a CDS encoding formate--tetrahydrofolate ligase yields the protein MSYKSDIEIAREANKKPIQEIGAKIGIDSADLLPYGHDKAKVSQNFINSVQDREDGKLILVTAINPTPAGEGKTTTTVGLGDGLNRIGKNAMICIREASLGPNFGMKGGAAGGGYAQVVPMEEMNLHFTGDFHAITSAHSLLSAMIDNHIYWGNEQEIDTRRVAWRRVVDMNDRALRQITASLGGVSNGFPREAGFDITVASEVMAILCLANDLKDLEKRLGDIIVAYRRDKSPVYCRDIKAEGAMTVLLKDAMQPNLVQTLENNPAFVHGGPFANIAHGCNSVIATKTALKVADYVVTEAGFGADLGAEKFMNIKCRKAGIAPSAVVLVATVRAMKMNGGVAKADLGAENVEAVKSGCANLGRHIENVKSFGVPVVVAINHFVTDTDAEVQAVKDYCGEHGVGAVLSRHWELGSEGSAPLAEKVVEIVEGGTANFAPIYPDDMPLFEKIETIAKRIYRADEVLADNKIRNQLREWEEAGYGNLPVCMAKTQYSFSTDPSLRGAPTGHSVPVREVRLSAGAGFIVVVCGEIMTMPGLPRKPAAETICLNDAGEIEGLF from the coding sequence ATGAGCTACAAATCCGATATCGAAATCGCCCGCGAAGCGAACAAAAAGCCGATTCAGGAAATCGGTGCCAAGATCGGCATCGACTCTGCGGATCTGCTGCCTTACGGCCACGACAAGGCGAAGGTCAGCCAGAACTTCATCAACTCGGTTCAGGACCGCGAAGACGGCAAGCTGATCCTGGTGACTGCAATCAACCCGACCCCGGCAGGTGAGGGCAAGACCACGACCACAGTGGGTCTGGGTGACGGCCTGAACCGCATCGGCAAGAACGCGATGATCTGTATCCGCGAAGCCTCGCTTGGCCCGAACTTCGGTATGAAGGGCGGCGCCGCGGGTGGCGGTTATGCGCAGGTCGTTCCGATGGAAGAGATGAACCTGCACTTCACCGGTGACTTCCACGCCATCACTTCGGCTCACTCGCTGCTGTCGGCGATGATCGACAACCACATCTATTGGGGTAACGAGCAGGAGATTGACACCCGCCGCGTCGCATGGCGCCGTGTGGTCGACATGAACGACCGTGCCCTGCGTCAGATCACAGCTTCACTGGGTGGTGTATCGAACGGCTTCCCGCGTGAGGCGGGTTTTGACATCACCGTAGCGTCCGAAGTCATGGCGATCCTCTGTCTGGCGAACGACCTGAAAGACCTGGAAAAGCGTCTGGGCGACATCATCGTTGCTTACCGCCGCGACAAATCTCCGGTCTACTGCCGTGACATCAAGGCCGAAGGCGCAATGACCGTTCTGCTGAAGGACGCGATGCAGCCGAACCTGGTGCAAACGCTGGAAAACAACCCGGCCTTCGTCCACGGCGGCCCGTTCGCGAACATCGCGCATGGCTGTAACTCGGTCATCGCGACCAAGACCGCTCTGAAAGTCGCCGACTATGTCGTGACCGAAGCCGGTTTCGGTGCGGATCTGGGTGCCGAGAAGTTCATGAACATCAAATGCCGCAAGGCGGGCATTGCCCCGTCGGCAGTTGTTCTGGTTGCGACCGTGCGCGCGATGAAGATGAACGGCGGCGTTGCCAAAGCCGATCTGGGTGCGGAAAACGTTGAGGCCGTCAAATCAGGCTGTGCCAACCTGGGCCGTCACATCGAGAACGTGAAATCCTTCGGTGTGCCGGTTGTCGTCGCCATCAACCACTTTGTCACCGATACCGATGCCGAAGTTCAGGCCGTGAAAGATTATTGCGGCGAGCACGGCGTCGGGGCGGTTTTGTCGCGTCACTGGGAGTTGGGTTCCGAAGGGTCTGCGCCGTTGGCCGAGAAAGTCGTCGAAATCGTCGAAGGTGGCACCGCGAACTTCGCACCGATCTACCCCGACGATATGCCTCTGTTCGAGAAGATCGAAACCATCGCCAAGCGCATCTACCGCGCTGACGAGGTTCTGGCTGACAACAAGATCCGCAACCAACTGCGTGAATGGGAAGAAGCCGGATATGGCAACCTGCCGGTCTGCATGGCCAAGACGCAGTATTCCTTCTCGACCGACCCATCGCTGCGCGGTGCACCCACGGGCCATTCGGTTCCGGTGCGCGAGGTACGCCTGAGCGCGGGAGCGGGCTTCATCGTGGTCGTCTGCGGCGAGATCATGACCATGCCTGGTCTGCCCCGCAAGCCGGCTGCTGAAACCATCTGCCTCAATGACGCAGGTGAGATCGAGGGCTTGTTCTAA
- a CDS encoding chorismate mutase translates to MPTLIPPQNCNTMQELRAEIDKLDRQLIEMLVTRATYIDRASQLKPGEGLPARIPERVEEVVQRVRASSDALGMDPDLAEKLWRILIDWSIAREERVIGTD, encoded by the coding sequence ATGCCCACTCTGATACCGCCTCAGAACTGCAACACGATGCAGGAGCTGCGGGCTGAGATCGACAAGCTGGATCGCCAACTGATCGAAATGTTGGTAACGCGCGCGACATATATTGACCGCGCGTCGCAGCTGAAACCGGGCGAGGGCCTTCCGGCCCGTATCCCGGAACGTGTCGAAGAGGTGGTGCAACGCGTGCGTGCAAGCTCGGACGCGCTGGGGATGGACCCGGATCTGGCCGAGAAGCTGTGGCGCATATTGATTGACTGGTCGATTGCACGCGAAGAGCGCGTGATTGGCACCGACTGA
- the ftsH gene encoding ATP-dependent zinc metalloprotease FtsH, which yields MGNARNIAFWVVLFLLILALFNLFSGPGGTLQSNERTYSDFVGAVQSGEVKNVTLDGEQIRYTTESGATYVTIKPGDAEVTKLLIDENIPVQAVKQQQSGFQSFLITLLPFLLLIGVWVYFMNRMQGGGKGGAMGFGKSKAKMLTEKHGRVTFDDVAGIDEAKEELEEIVEFLRNPQKFSRLGGKIPKGALLVGPPGTGKTLLARAIAGEAGVPFFTISGSDFVEMFVGVGASRVRDMFEQAKKNAPCIVFIDEIDAVGRHRGAGYGGGNDEREQTLNQLLVEMDGFEANEGVIILAATNRKDVLDPALLRPGRFDRNVTVGNPDIKGREKILGVHARKTPLGPDVDLRIIARGTPGFSGADLANLVNEAALMAARVGRRFVTMEDFENAKDKVMMGAERRSMVLTQDQKEKTAYHEAGHAVVGLTLPLCDPVYKATIIPRGGALGMVVSLPEMDRLNYHRDECEQKLAMTMAGKAAEVIKYGEDHVSNGPAGDIMQASQLARAMVMRWGMSDKVGNIDYAEAHEGYQGNTAGFSVSAHTKELIEEEVKRLIQQGYERAHQILTEQREEWERLAQGLLEYETLTGDEIKRVMNGESPTEDDDEGDKPDEGSAPSVTAIPKTKAKKSPPDGGMEPEPTA from the coding sequence TTGGGCAACGCTCGCAATATCGCGTTTTGGGTCGTTCTGTTTCTGCTGATCCTTGCACTGTTCAATCTGTTCAGTGGACCGGGCGGAACGCTTCAGAGCAATGAAAGAACTTATTCCGATTTCGTCGGCGCCGTGCAAAGCGGTGAAGTCAAGAACGTGACGCTAGACGGCGAACAGATCCGCTATACGACCGAAAGCGGTGCGACTTACGTAACGATCAAACCCGGCGACGCCGAGGTCACCAAGCTTTTGATCGATGAGAACATCCCGGTTCAGGCGGTCAAGCAACAGCAGTCGGGCTTCCAGTCTTTCCTGATCACGCTCTTGCCGTTCCTACTTCTGATCGGTGTCTGGGTCTATTTCATGAACAGGATGCAGGGCGGCGGCAAAGGCGGTGCGATGGGCTTTGGCAAGTCGAAGGCCAAGATGCTGACCGAAAAGCATGGCCGCGTCACGTTTGACGACGTCGCGGGCATCGACGAAGCCAAGGAAGAACTGGAAGAGATTGTCGAATTCCTGCGCAATCCACAGAAGTTCAGCCGCCTTGGCGGCAAGATCCCGAAAGGCGCGCTGCTGGTGGGCCCTCCGGGCACCGGTAAGACGCTGCTGGCCCGCGCCATCGCGGGTGAGGCGGGTGTGCCGTTCTTCACTATTTCGGGGTCCGACTTTGTCGAGATGTTCGTGGGTGTCGGTGCATCCCGTGTCCGAGACATGTTTGAACAGGCCAAGAAGAATGCGCCTTGTATCGTCTTCATCGACGAGATCGACGCCGTGGGTCGCCATCGTGGCGCTGGCTACGGCGGTGGTAATGACGAGCGCGAACAGACCCTCAACCAGTTGCTGGTTGAGATGGACGGCTTTGAGGCCAATGAAGGCGTGATCATTCTGGCGGCCACCAACCGCAAAGATGTTCTGGATCCGGCGCTGCTGCGTCCAGGCCGTTTTGACCGCAACGTGACCGTTGGTAACCCCGACATCAAAGGCCGTGAGAAAATTCTGGGCGTGCACGCGCGCAAGACGCCTCTGGGCCCCGATGTCGATCTGCGGATCATCGCGCGCGGTACGCCGGGCTTCTCGGGTGCCGATCTGGCGAACCTTGTGAACGAGGCCGCGCTGATGGCCGCCCGTGTGGGACGCCGCTTTGTCACCATGGAAGATTTCGAAAACGCGAAAGACAAGGTGATGATGGGGGCCGAGCGCCGCTCGATGGTGCTGACGCAGGACCAGAAGGAAAAGACAGCCTATCACGAGGCGGGGCATGCCGTTGTCGGCCTGACCCTGCCGTTGTGCGATCCTGTCTACAAAGCCACGATCATTCCGCGCGGTGGTGCGCTGGGTATGGTGGTTTCGCTGCCTGAAATGGATCGCCTGAACTACCACCGTGATGAGTGTGAGCAAAAGCTGGCCATGACCATGGCCGGCAAAGCCGCCGAGGTTATCAAATACGGTGAAGACCACGTTTCGAACGGCCCGGCCGGGGACATCATGCAGGCCAGCCAGTTGGCGCGTGCCATGGTGATGCGCTGGGGCATGTCGGACAAGGTCGGTAACATCGACTATGCCGAGGCGCACGAAGGCTATCAGGGCAACACCGCAGGGTTCTCGGTGTCGGCGCATACGAAAGAGCTGATCGAAGAAGAGGTGAAACGCCTTATCCAGCAGGGTTATGAGCGCGCGCACCAGATTCTGACCGAACAGCGCGAAGAATGGGAACGCCTGGCGCAGGGCTTGCTTGAATACGAAACCCTGACGGGTGATGAGATCAAGCGTGTCATGAATGGTGAATCACCCACCGAGGATGATGATGAAGGCGACAAGCCGGATGAAGGCAGCGCGCCCAGTGTCACGGCCATTCCCAAGACAAAGGCCAAGAAATCTCCGCCCGATGGCGGGATGGAGCCCGAACCTACCGCATAG
- the folD gene encoding bifunctional methylenetetrahydrofolate dehydrogenase/methenyltetrahydrofolate cyclohydrolase FolD: MVAQVIDGKAFAAKVRGQVADQVAKLKEENGITPGLAVVLVGEDPASQVYVRSKGKMTVEVGMNSYEHKLDAATSEEDLLALIDKLNNDPAVHGILVQLPLPEHLNEDLVINSIDPAKDVDGFHISNVGLLGTGQKSMVPCTPLGCLMMLRDHHGSLSGMDAVVIGRSNIVGKPMAQLLLGDSCTVTIAHSRTKDLPDVVRRADIVVAAVGRPEMVPGDWIKEGATVIDVGINRIERDGKNKLVGDVDYASASQRAGAITPVPGGVGPMTIACLLANTLTACCRANALPEPEGLTA; encoded by the coding sequence ATGGTAGCTCAGGTTATCGACGGTAAGGCCTTTGCCGCAAAAGTGCGCGGTCAAGTTGCCGATCAGGTCGCAAAGCTGAAAGAAGAAAACGGCATCACCCCTGGCCTAGCCGTGGTTCTTGTGGGCGAAGACCCAGCCAGCCAGGTTTATGTCCGCTCGAAGGGCAAAATGACCGTTGAAGTCGGCATGAATTCATACGAGCACAAACTGGACGCCGCGACGTCGGAAGAAGATCTTTTGGCGCTGATCGACAAGCTGAACAACGACCCGGCCGTGCATGGCATTCTGGTCCAGTTGCCGCTGCCCGAACACCTGAACGAAGATCTGGTGATCAACTCGATCGACCCGGCCAAGGATGTGGATGGCTTCCACATTTCGAACGTGGGCCTGCTGGGTACCGGTCAGAAGTCGATGGTGCCCTGCACCCCGCTGGGCTGCCTGATGATGCTGCGGGACCACCACGGTTCGCTTTCCGGCATGGACGCCGTTGTGATCGGTCGCTCGAACATTGTGGGCAAACCGATGGCGCAGCTGCTGCTGGGCGATAGCTGCACCGTGACCATCGCGCATTCGCGCACCAAGGATCTGCCGGACGTCGTACGCCGTGCCGATATCGTCGTGGCTGCCGTGGGGCGTCCGGAAATGGTGCCGGGTGACTGGATCAAGGAAGGCGCGACCGTGATCGATGTAGGCATCAACCGCATCGAACGCGACGGAAAGAACAAGCTGGTCGGTGACGTGGACTATGCCAGCGCGTCCCAGCGTGCTGGCGCCATCACTCCGGTTCCGGGGGGGGTAGGTCCGATGACCATTGCATGCCTGTTGGCCAACACTTTGACAGCGTGCTGCCGCGCCAACGCTCTGCCCGAACCAGAAGGTTTGACGGCGTAA